Genomic DNA from Nocardioides aquaticus:
TCGGAGTAGACCCGGTCGTGGATCGCGAGGCTCCGGGGCGCGCCGACGGCCCGGGCGAGGTCGATCGCGTCGGCCGAGCACAGCCAGGGCGCCGAGCTCGGCACGCACAGGACGTCGACGTCGCCGCCCGGCCGCGTGAGGGCGTCACCGGGGTGGAAGACGGTGAGGTCGCCGGTGACGACGTAGCCGCAGTTGGTCAGCCGGTCGAGGTCCGGGTGGATCAGCGCGTGCAGGGCGCCGACCGCGCGGACCGGCAGACCGGCGTCGAACGACTCGCCGGGACCGACGACCGTCACCCGCTCGGCGACGTCGGGCGCGTCGGCGCGCAGCTGCTCGGCCACGGCCGGGATGGTCCAGATCGGGGCGTCGGTGGCGCGGAGGTTCGCGACGTCGAGGTGGTCGGGGTGCTGGTGGGTGACCAGGACGCCGGTCGCACCGTCGACGGCGCCGAGGTCGGTGAACACCCCGGGATCGAGGACCAGCGCGACGCCGTCCTGCTCGAGGCGTACGCAGGCGTGACCGAGCTTGGTGATCCGCATGCGCCCACCGTAGGACGGAACAACCCCGCGGGAGTCGGGGTTGGCACCCCATGAACGCCTCCTCGACCCGGACCATCGCGATCACCGGCGCCAGCGGCGCCGTCGGCGGGCTGGTCACCCAGCAGCTGGCCGGCAGCGACTTCCGCCTCGACCTGCGGCTGCTGGTGCGCGACGCGGCGAGGGCGCCCGACGTCGACACCGACGTCCGCGTCTGCACCTACGACGACCGCGAGGCCTCCGTGGCCGCGCTGCGCGGCGTGGAGACGCTGCTGATGGTCTCGGCCGCCGAGGCACCGGACCGTCGCGCGCAGCACCGCACCTTCATCGCCGCCGCGGCCGAGGCCGGGGTGCGGCACGTCGTCTACACCTCGTTCGCGGGCGCCTCGCCGGAGGCGACCTTCACCCTGGGGCGCGACCACGCCGACGCGGAGGAGGCCATCCGGGAGAGCGGGATGGCGTACACGTTCCTGCGCGACAACTTCTACCTCGACGTGCTGCCGCTCTTCGCCGACGACGCAGGCGTGGTCCGCGGCCCGGCCGGCGAGGGCCGGGTGGCGGCCGTGGCCCGCGCCGACGTCGCCGACGTCGCCTCCGAGGTCCTGCGCTCCCCCGACCAGCACGCCGGGGCGGCCTACGTGCTGACCGGTCCCGAGGCGCTGACCCTCGCCGAGGTGGCCCGGCGCGCCGGGGCGGTGCTCGGCCGCGACCTGTCCTACGCGGAGGAGACGGTCGAGGAGGCGTACGCGTCGCGTCGCGCGGCCTACCCCGACGTCGAGGAGTACCAGCTGGACGCCTGGGTCTCGACCTACACCGCGATCGCCGACGGCTCCTGCGCCGAGGTCACCGGCGACGTCGAGGGCGTCACCTCCCGCGCCCCCCGCACCCTCGAGGACGCCCTCACGCCGAGATGACGCTCCCGGACAGCCGAGATGACGCTCGCGGCGCCTCGAGGTGACGGTTCCGGACACCTGGAGGCGCCGCTCGCGGCGGCGGACGTCAGTTGATCGTGGCGACCGAGCCCGAGTCGACCCGGTAGTCGGAGCCGTTGACGAAGCTGGCGAGGTCGGAGCAGAGGAACGCGACCACGTTGGCGACCTCGGCCGGCCTCCCGCGGCGGCCGAGCTCCATGTAGGGCCGGTCGTTCTCGAGGAAGCTCTCGATCGCGGTGTCGCGGTCGGTGCCCTCGGCCTCGGCCTTCTTGTCCATCATCGCGTCGGTCATCGGGGTGTGGATGAAGGCGGGTGACACGCAGTTCACCAGCAGGCCCTCCTTGGCGTACGAGCGCGACAGGCCCTTGGCGAAGGACAGCACGCCGGCCTTGGCGGCGCAGTACGGCAGCTCGTCGTCGTAGGGCTGCACCGCGTCCTCGGAGGTGAGGTAGACGATCCGGCCCCACCCGCCGCGGCGCAGCGGCTCGATGAAGGCGCGGGTCAGGCGTACGGGCGCGTGCAGGTCGACGTTGATCGTGTCGACCCACCCGGCGTCGTCGATCTCGTGGAAGAGGCCCTGGGCGCCGGTGATGCCGGCCGACTGCACGAGGATGTCGATGTCGCCGACCAGCGCGGCGACGTCCTTCGCGAGCTGCTGGGCGGCCTCGTCGGTCGCGAGGTCGGCGGCGACGGCGTGCAGACGACCCTCGGGGGCGTCCAGCTGCGCGGCGGCCTCGTCCAGGCTCGCCTGGTCCAGGTCGCTGAGGACGACCGTGCAGCCCTCGTCGAGCAGGATGCGGGCGGTCTCCCACCCGATGCCGGAGTCTCCGCCGGTGACGAGCGCGGTGCGGCCGGTGATGCCGAGGTCCATGAGGTGCCTTCCTGCGGGGTGCGTCGGAGCGCCGACGCTACGGACACCTTGAGGGTGACCACGCACGCCGCGAGCGTCACCTCGGCTGTCCGCAACCGTCACCTCGGCTGTCCGCGAGCGTCACCTCGGCTAGCCGGTGACGTGGTGGACGAAGCACCAGCGCCACTGCTCGCCGGCCTCCGCCGACTGCATCACCGGGTGCGCGGTGTCGTGGAAGTGCTCGGTGGCGTGGCGGTGGGGGGAGGAGTCGCAGCACCCGACGTGGCCGCAGGTCAGGCAGACCCGCAGCGCCACCCAGCGCTCGTCCGGGTGGCAGTCGTCGCAGACCAGGTCGTCGGCGGTGGTCACCGCGGGCGAGGTCTCGAGGTGCGCGCAGGACCCGGAGCCCGTCCCGGCGAAGGCGGCCGCGCGCTCCTCGTCGCGGACCTCCTGGGCGACGTCGAGCATCGACTCCTCCACGTCCAGCATCGCCAGCACCTCGCTGACGACGCCGGAGGGGACCGTGCCGGACGAGCGGACCTCCAGCACCCGGCGCCGCTCGGCGGCGATCATCGCCAGCCGCAGCCGGGAGTACAGCTCGCTCGGGCTCTCCTCGTCGGCGGTGGTGTTGAGCTGCTCCCAGGCCGCGAAGTTGCGGCGCTCGATCCGGTCCTTGACCGCGTCGACGACCCCGTGCGGGTTGTCGCGCAGCACGTCGGTCTCGGCCTCCTTCAGCGCCGCGAACCCGGCCTTCGAGGCCTGCTGCAGCAGGGAGGCCCGGGCCAGCGCGTCCTCCAGGGGGTCCGCGACGGGGACGTCGAGGTGCCGCACGAACCACGGCAGCGACAGCCCCTGGACCAGCAGGGTGCCGGCCACGACGGTGAAGGCGATCAGCAGCAGCACCTCGCGGTGCTCGGTGTCCTCGGGGATGACGAAGGCGGCCGCCAGGGTGACCACGCCACGCATCCCGGCCCAGCCGAGCAGGAACGTCGAGGCCCAGCCGGGCTTGTGGCCCGTCGCCGAGTCGGCCCCGGGGCGCACCAGCAGGTAGCGCGCCGGGAACACCCACAGCAGCCGGAGCAGGATCACCGCGAGCAGCGTCAGCAGGCACACCGCCACGATCCGGCCCAGCGGCAGCGCGCTCTGCTGGACGTCGTCGAGGATCCAGCGCAGCTGCAGGCCGATCAGCAGGAAGACGACGTTCTCCAGCACGAAGGCGACCGAGCGCCAGTTGGTGCGCTCGGCGATCCGGGACTGCGCGGTCTGGAGCACCGGCGCCTGGTGGCCCAGCAGGAGCCCGGCGACCACGACGGCCAGGACGCCCGAGGCGTGCAGCTCCTCGGCGACGACGTAGGCCGCGAACGGCACCACGAACGAGATGGCGGTGTCCATCGCCGGGTCCGTGACGTGGCGCCGGACCCGGGCGACCAGGACGAACAGCAGCCCGCCGACCAGCACGCCGCCGCCGGCCGCGAGCAGGAAGTCCAGGCCCACGTCGAGCGCCGAGACCGACGCGCCCGCGGCGCCGGCCGCGATCGCGGTACGCAGGGCGACGAGAGCGGTGGCGTCGTTGAGCAGCGACTCGCCCTCGAGGATCGTCAGCACCCGCCGTGGCAGCCCCACCCGGCGCCCGATGGCCAGCGCGGCGACCGCGTCCGGCGGGGCGACGACCGCCCCGATCGCGAGCGCGGCGGGCCACGCGATGCCGGGGACGACGGTGTGCACGAGCGCACCGATCCCGACGGTGGTGAAGACGACCAGGCCGACCGACAGGAGCAGGATCGGTCGGCGGTTGGCGTTGAACTCGACCAGCGACGTCGAGATCGCCCCGGCGTAGAGCAGCGGCGGCAGCAGCCCGATCAGCACCACGTCCGGCTCGAGCCGCACCTCGGGGAGCCCCGGGAGGTACGACGCCGCCGCGCCGACCACGATCAGCACGAACGGCGCCGGGACGCCGATCCGCTCGGCCACCCCGGTCACCACCAGGACGCCGACCGCCAGGCCGATCAGGAACAGCGCGATCTCCACGCAGACATCATCGCCCCCGGGCGCTCCGGCATTCCCGGACCGCGCTGCCGGCCGGTCCGCCGCCCCCGGACGTCATCACCGCGTACGCCCGGCCGGGGGCGGGCCGTATGACGTCCCGGGCCGCCTCAGCCCTCCGTGGCCAGGGCGCGGACCCGCTCGTCCAGCGCCCGCCGGTCCGCGCGCCCCACGCGCGCCTCGACGACCTCGATCCCGCCGTTGGGCGAGGCCAGCGCCTGCTCCAGCTCGGGCAGGCTGTCGACGCGCCAGTGCGGGGTGCGCGTCGCGGCGCAGAGCGCGGCGAGGTCGACGCCGTGGGGCGTGCCGAAGAGCCGCTCGAAGACGGCGGCGTGGTCCGGGCCGCCCTGCTCCAGCGTCGCGAAGATCGACCCGCCGTCGTCGTTGACCACCACCAGCTGCAGGTCCGGGCGCGGCTCGTCGGGGCCGAGGACCAAGCCGTTGCTGTCGTGCAGGAAGGTCACGTCGCCCATCAGGGCCAGGGCCCGGGTCGTCGCGGGCCGGCCCAGCGCGGACCCGATGGCCGAGGACACCACGCCGTCGATGCCGGCCAGGCCGCGGTTGGCCACGACCATCCGGCGGTCGCCCACGGCGTACGGCGCGACCATCAGGTCCAGGTCGCGCACCGGGTTCGACGCACCGACGTGCAGGAGCCCGCCGGGCGGTACGGCCCGGCTCACCGCCCCGGCCACCTCCCACGGCGTCAGGGCCGGCTCGGCGGCCAGCAGCGCGTCCAGGCGGCGCGAGACGTCCCGGTCGGCGGCCCGCCAGCGCTCGAGCCAGGCCGGGTCGTCGGCGCCGTCGGTCCCGGGCCGGCCGCCGTCGCAGCGGCGGTCCACGGCGTACGGGCGCGCCGGCCAGACGCCGCGGGCCCCGACGTCGACCACCTCGACGTCGGCGCGCGCCAGCAGCTGCTGGACCGGCCGCGACAGCGTCGGGTGCCCGGCGACGACGACCCGCTCCACCTCCGCGGCCAGCGGCGTGGTGAGCAGCAGCCGGTAGCAGCGCAGGGCGTGCGTGCCGGTGCGCGAGCCGCTCGACGGCTCGGCCAGCAGCGGCCAGCCGGCCTGCTCGGCCAGGGTCCGCGCCGGCGGTCCGGCGTCGTCCCCGGCGACCACCACGGTGCGGGGGCCGAGCGGCAGGACGTCGCTGACCTCGCCCCAGGGACGGCGGGTCCGCCCGGGCCCGACCGCGGCCGGACCGGGCACCCAGCGGTCCTCGGGCACCAGCGGGTCGTCGAGCTGCACGTTGAGGTGCACCACGGCGTACGGGTCCGCCGTGGCCGGCCAGACGGCGTCGGCGTCGGGGGCGGTGTCCGCGGCGAGGTCGTGGGTCGGCACCAGCCTCCCGAACACCCCGACCTGGTCGGTGGTCTGGTTGGCGCCGGTCCCCCGCAGCCGGGCCGGCCGGTCGGCGGTCAGCACCACCAGCGGCACGCCGGCGTGCGCGGCCTCGAGCACGGCCGGGTGCAGGTTGGCCACGGCGGTGCCGGAGGTGCACACCACGGCTGCCCTCGCGCCGACCCGGGTCATCCCGAGCGCCGTGAAGGCGGCCGAGCGCTCGTCGACCCGGGTGTGCAGGCGCAGCAGGCCGGCGGCAGCCGCGTCGTGCACGGCGAAGGACAGCGGCGCGTTGCGGGAGCCGGGCGCGAGCACGACCTCAGTGACGCCGTGGGTCACCAGCGCGGTGACGACGTCGCGGGCCAGCCGCGTGGAGGGGCTCATGCGTCCCGATCCTGCCCGAGGACCTCGGCGGCCGCGAGGGCGCGCACGTCCGCCAGCCGCTGCTCCCAGTGCCGCACCCGGTCGGGGTCCGCCCGGGCGGCCTCCAGCGCGGCGACGTCGACGGCCGGGCGGACGACCGGCAGCGCCCCGTCCACCGGCAGCAGCGGGTCCACGACGACGTCCCGCTCCAGCAGCTGCACGGTGGCCAGGCCGCAGGCGTGCGGCAGCTCGGGCAGGGCGGCCGCGAGGGCGACGCCCGCGGCGATGCCGACGGACGACTCCAGCGCCGACGAGACCACCACCGGCAGGCCGATGTCCTCGGCGATCCGCAGGCAGGCCCGCACCCCGCCGAGCGGCTGGACCTTGAGCACCGCGACGTCGGCGGCCTCCAGGTCGCGGACCCGGTACGGGTCGGCCGCGCGGCGGATCGACTCGTCGGCAGCGACCCGCACGTCGACGCGGCGCCGGACCGCGGCGAGGTCCTCGACGCTCGCGCACGGCTGCTCGACGTACTCCAGCCCGCCGGCCGCCCGGTCGAGACGCCGGACCGCGAGCACCGCGTCGTCGACCGACCAGGCGCCGTTGGCGTCGACCCGGACCTGCCCGCCGGGCCCGTCCACCTCCAGCGCGGCCCGCACCGCCTCGACCCGCGCCTCGTCGTCGGCCAGGGACTGCCCGGGCTCGGCCACCTTGACCTTGGCCGTGCGGCAGCCTCCGGCGCGCACGATCGCGTACGCCTGCTCCGGCCCGACCGCCGGCACGGTCACGTTGACCGGGACCCGGTCGCGCACCGGCGCGGGCCAGTCGCCGTCGGCGGCCTCCTGCGCCGCGCGCAGCCAGGCGGCGGCCTCGGCGGGGGCGTACTCCAGGAAGGGGCTCCACTCCCCCCAGCCGGCGGCGCCCTCCAGCAGCACGCCCTCGCGGACCGTGATGCCGCGGAAGCGGACCCGCATCGGCACCGAGAACACCCTCATCGCCCGCTCCCCTGCTCCTCGGCCTGCTCCTCGACCAGCCGGCGCACGGCCAGCCGGTCGGTCTTGCCGTTGGCCAGCAGCGGCACCTCGTCGACCTCCACCACCGCACGCGGCGCCCAGGCCCGCGGGTGCGCGGCCGCGACCCAGTCGCGCGCCTGCTCCAGCGGCAGCCGGCCGGCGACCACGGCCACCACCTGCCGGCCCCACTCCGGGTCGTCGACGCCGACGACCTCCGCCCCGCGCACGTCCGGGTGGGCGCGGAGCCGCGCCGCGACGACCGCGCCGGGCACGTTGACGCCGCCGCTGACCACCATGTCGTCGAGGCGTCCGAGCAGCTGCAGCCGGCCGTCCTCGTCCAGCCGTCCGGCGTCGGCGGTGAGGAACCACCCGTCGACGAGCACCTCGTCGGTCAGCCCCGGGTCGCCCTCGTAGCCCGCGAAGAGCGTCGGCCCGCCCAGGCGTACCCGTCCCTCGGCACCCAGCGCCACCGCGACGCCGTCCAGCGGCCGCCCGTCGTAGACGCAGCCGCCGCAGGTCTCCGCCATCCCGTACGTCGCGACCACCCGCACCCCGGCGTCCGCGGCGCGCTCGCGCAGGCCGGCGTCCACGGGCCCGCCGCCGAGCAGCACGGTCCGCGCCCGGCGCAGGGCCGCGACCTGGTCGGGGCGGTCCAGCAGCCGCAGCAGCTGGGTCGGCACGAGCGAGGTGTACCAGTCGTCGCCGCCGGGCCAGCCGGCGTCGACCGGGCTCGCCTCGTGCCCCGCGACCAGCGACCGGAGCCGGACCATCAACCCCGCGACGTACGCCTCCGGCAGCGCCTGGACCCACGGCCCGGACCCGCCCAGCCGGCGCTCGGTGGCGCGCACCGACGCCAGCACGGACCGGCGCGGCAGCAGCACCCGCTTGGGCCGACCGGTCGACCCCGAGGTCTCCACGACCAGCGGTGCCGGCTCGTCGGGGGCGTCCAGCCAGGCCCGGAGGTCGTCGGTGCGGGGGGAGGAATCCACGCGACGCACGGTACGGCCCCGTGGCACCCTCCCTGCGTGAGCCAACCGCCTCTCGGGCCCGCGGACCCCACGCCCGGACTGCCTGCCCCGCCCGGACCCTCTCCGGCCGGCGCGACCCCGCCCGGCCGGTGGTCGCGGATGCTGCCCCCGACGCCGCTGGCGCGTCGGCTGTCGGCGCAGTCGGTGCTGTTCGCGACCGGCGAGGGCGTCTTCCTCACCGGCAGCGCGGTGTTCTTCACCCAGGTGGTGGGGCTCAGCGCCACCCAGGTGGGCCTCGGCCTGACCATCGCCGGCGTGGTGGCCTTCGTGCTCGCGGTGCCGCTGGGCAGGGCGGCCGACCGGGTCGGGCCACGACGCACCTGGGCGGTCACCGCGTTCGCGGGAGCGGGGCTCTACGCGCTCTGGCCGTTGATCAGCGGCTTCGGCGGGTTCGTCGCGATGGTGGTCGCGCTGGAGATCGTCCAGACGGCCGGGTCGGCGGGACGGGGCGCGTACACCCTCGACGCCCTGCCCCGGGGGGAACGGGTGCGGTCGCTGGCCTTCATGCGCGCCGCCCTCAACATCGGCTTCACCGTCGGGGCCGGCCTCGGCGGCCTCGCCCTGGCCTTCGAGAGCGAGGCGGTCATCCGGGCGGTGCCGTGGGTGACCGCCGCGGTGCTGCTGGTCAACGCCGTCTTCATCGCCCGGCTCCCCGACGCGGCCCACGACCGTG
This window encodes:
- a CDS encoding Na+/H+ antiporter, whose translation is MEIALFLIGLAVGVLVVTGVAERIGVPAPFVLIVVGAAASYLPGLPEVRLEPDVVLIGLLPPLLYAGAISTSLVEFNANRRPILLLSVGLVVFTTVGIGALVHTVVPGIAWPAALAIGAVVAPPDAVAALAIGRRVGLPRRVLTILEGESLLNDATALVALRTAIAAGAAGASVSALDVGLDFLLAAGGGVLVGGLLFVLVARVRRHVTDPAMDTAISFVVPFAAYVVAEELHASGVLAVVVAGLLLGHQAPVLQTAQSRIAERTNWRSVAFVLENVVFLLIGLQLRWILDDVQQSALPLGRIVAVCLLTLLAVILLRLLWVFPARYLLVRPGADSATGHKPGWASTFLLGWAGMRGVVTLAAAFVIPEDTEHREVLLLIAFTVVAGTLLVQGLSLPWFVRHLDVPVADPLEDALARASLLQQASKAGFAALKEAETDVLRDNPHGVVDAVKDRIERRNFAAWEQLNTTADEESPSELYSRLRLAMIAAERRRVLEVRSSGTVPSGVVSEVLAMLDVEESMLDVAQEVRDEERAAAFAGTGSGSCAHLETSPAVTTADDLVCDDCHPDERWVALRVCLTCGHVGCCDSSPHRHATEHFHDTAHPVMQSAEAGEQWRWCFVHHVTG
- a CDS encoding SDR family NAD(P)-dependent oxidoreductase, whose protein sequence is MDLGITGRTALVTGGDSGIGWETARILLDEGCTVVLSDLDQASLDEAAAQLDAPEGRLHAVAADLATDEAAQQLAKDVAALVGDIDILVQSAGITGAQGLFHEIDDAGWVDTINVDLHAPVRLTRAFIEPLRRGGWGRIVYLTSEDAVQPYDDELPYCAAKAGVLSFAKGLSRSYAKEGLLVNCVSPAFIHTPMTDAMMDKKAEAEGTDRDTAIESFLENDRPYMELGRRGRPAEVANVVAFLCSDLASFVNGSDYRVDSGSVATIN
- a CDS encoding NAD(P)H-binding protein is translated as MNASSTRTIAITGASGAVGGLVTQQLAGSDFRLDLRLLVRDAARAPDVDTDVRVCTYDDREASVAALRGVETLLMVSAAEAPDRRAQHRTFIAAAAEAGVRHVVYTSFAGASPEATFTLGRDHADAEEAIRESGMAYTFLRDNFYLDVLPLFADDAGVVRGPAGEGRVAAVARADVADVASEVLRSPDQHAGAAYVLTGPEALTLAEVARRAGAVLGRDLSYAEETVEEAYASRRAAYPDVEEYQLDAWVSTYTAIADGSCAEVTGDVEGVTSRAPRTLEDALTPR
- a CDS encoding MFS transporter, producing MSQPPLGPADPTPGLPAPPGPSPAGATPPGRWSRMLPPTPLARRLSAQSVLFATGEGVFLTGSAVFFTQVVGLSATQVGLGLTIAGVVAFVLAVPLGRAADRVGPRRTWAVTAFAGAGLYALWPLISGFGGFVAMVVALEIVQTAGSAGRGAYTLDALPRGERVRSLAFMRAALNIGFTVGAGLGGLALAFESEAVIRAVPWVTAAVLLVNAVFIARLPDAAHDRAPVAAGSQVGPGALRNRGFLALTTCDGVLGTNQVLLNIVIPLWLVQETDAPPVLLAWLFGTNTVMAVLLQVAAARGVDSVASSLRAARISAGFFVLSCLVVLVTHDTVGWVTIALVWLGHVTVTGAELYQSAASWGFMSELSDPERRGEYQGAAQLGRTGGSVWAPALYTFLAVDGGTGGWLLIAAIVVVATLAMPAAARAAERHLAEHGSSGSGAAGSTTTSP
- a CDS encoding AMP-binding protein; amino-acid sequence: MDSSPRTDDLRAWLDAPDEPAPLVVETSGSTGRPKRVLLPRRSVLASVRATERRLGGSGPWVQALPEAYVAGLMVRLRSLVAGHEASPVDAGWPGGDDWYTSLVPTQLLRLLDRPDQVAALRRARTVLLGGGPVDAGLRERAADAGVRVVATYGMAETCGGCVYDGRPLDGVAVALGAEGRVRLGGPTLFAGYEGDPGLTDEVLVDGWFLTADAGRLDEDGRLQLLGRLDDMVVSGGVNVPGAVVAARLRAHPDVRGAEVVGVDDPEWGRQVVAVVAGRLPLEQARDWVAAAHPRAWAPRAVVEVDEVPLLANGKTDRLAVRRLVEEQAEEQGSGR
- a CDS encoding o-succinylbenzoate synthase gives rise to the protein MRVFSVPMRVRFRGITVREGVLLEGAAGWGEWSPFLEYAPAEAAAWLRAAQEAADGDWPAPVRDRVPVNVTVPAVGPEQAYAIVRAGGCRTAKVKVAEPGQSLADDEARVEAVRAALEVDGPGGQVRVDANGAWSVDDAVLAVRRLDRAAGGLEYVEQPCASVEDLAAVRRRVDVRVAADESIRRAADPYRVRDLEAADVAVLKVQPLGGVRACLRIAEDIGLPVVVSSALESSVGIAAGVALAAALPELPHACGLATVQLLERDVVVDPLLPVDGALPVVRPAVDVAALEAARADPDRVRHWEQRLADVRALAAAEVLGQDRDA
- a CDS encoding MBL fold metallo-hydrolase, which codes for MRITKLGHACVRLEQDGVALVLDPGVFTDLGAVDGATGVLVTHQHPDHLDVANLRATDAPIWTIPAVAEQLRADAPDVAERVTVVGPGESFDAGLPVRAVGALHALIHPDLDRLTNCGYVVTGDLTVFHPGDALTRPGGDVDVLCVPSSAPWLCSADAIDLARAVGAPRSLAIHDRVYSEAGHGFLAAQMEALLPEGQEYVRLADGADL
- the menD gene encoding 2-succinyl-5-enolpyruvyl-6-hydroxy-3-cyclohexene-1-carboxylic-acid synthase — its product is MSPSTRLARDVVTALVTHGVTEVVLAPGSRNAPLSFAVHDAAAAGLLRLHTRVDERSAAFTALGMTRVGARAAVVCTSGTAVANLHPAVLEAAHAGVPLVVLTADRPARLRGTGANQTTDQVGVFGRLVPTHDLAADTAPDADAVWPATADPYAVVHLNVQLDDPLVPEDRWVPGPAAVGPGRTRRPWGEVSDVLPLGPRTVVVAGDDAGPPARTLAEQAGWPLLAEPSSGSRTGTHALRCYRLLLTTPLAAEVERVVVAGHPTLSRPVQQLLARADVEVVDVGARGVWPARPYAVDRRCDGGRPGTDGADDPAWLERWRAADRDVSRRLDALLAAEPALTPWEVAGAVSRAVPPGGLLHVGASNPVRDLDLMVAPYAVGDRRMVVANRGLAGIDGVVSSAIGSALGRPATTRALALMGDVTFLHDSNGLVLGPDEPRPDLQLVVVNDDGGSIFATLEQGGPDHAAVFERLFGTPHGVDLAALCAATRTPHWRVDSLPELEQALASPNGGIEVVEARVGRADRRALDERVRALATEG